From a single Candidatus Brevundimonas phytovorans genomic region:
- a CDS encoding hemerythrin domain-containing protein, which yields MQTPENNAASPAPKPPTAAGAADPSLTAGKAGAGAKASPGDTGTDAGSSAAASQGKPGQPRKADKTPDIASDPGADAIALLKADHRRVEALFGEFESASDQRKAAIIREACTELTLHTLLEEEIFYPACRAADGEETEDALDEAQVEHDCAKLLIIELLASGQDDPLQPARFKVLAEQIKHHVAEEEAPRTGVFAKATAAGVDTAALGRRLQERKRRLLKEADRLRPSHLVSFHQLQGENRPTQEYGMPRNQGPERDERGRFVSDDDDDRRGGSYSRSRDDDRRDDNDRGRGRGGWFGDSEGHSMAARSRGEGRSFRDDDDDGDGRGWYGDSRGHSQAARHGWDERRSMRGDDDRDRDDRGRFMSDDDRSGRGGGGRGRSSSSDRDRDDQGRFMSDDDRSGRGGDGRGRNSSSDRDRDDQGRFMSDDDRSGRSGGGRGRNSSSDRDRDDQGRFMSDDGRSGRGGGGRGRNSSSDRDRDDQGRFMSDDDRSGRGGGGRGRNSSSDRDRDDQGRFMSDDDRSGRGDGRGRSSSSDRDRDERSYRGRDDDDGDGRGWYGDSRGHAEAARRGWESRGRSDRDDDDRSGRSDRGHGGWFGDSRGHSEASRRGWENRR from the coding sequence ATGCAGACGCCGGAAAATAACGCCGCTTCTCCAGCCCCAAAACCGCCCACGGCCGCCGGCGCGGCTGATCCCTCCCTGACAGCGGGAAAGGCTGGTGCGGGCGCAAAAGCCTCTCCCGGCGACACCGGGACGGACGCCGGATCATCGGCCGCCGCGAGCCAGGGAAAACCCGGTCAACCGCGAAAGGCCGACAAGACCCCGGACATCGCGTCCGACCCGGGGGCCGACGCCATTGCCCTGCTCAAGGCCGACCATCGCCGGGTGGAGGCCCTGTTCGGAGAGTTCGAGTCCGCCTCCGACCAGCGCAAGGCGGCGATCATTCGCGAGGCTTGCACCGAACTGACGCTCCATACCCTGCTCGAAGAAGAAATCTTCTACCCCGCCTGCCGCGCGGCGGACGGCGAAGAGACCGAGGACGCCCTCGACGAGGCCCAAGTCGAGCATGACTGCGCCAAGCTGCTGATCATCGAGCTGCTCGCCAGCGGCCAGGACGATCCGCTCCAGCCCGCCCGGTTCAAGGTCCTCGCCGAGCAGATCAAACACCATGTCGCCGAGGAGGAGGCGCCCCGGACGGGCGTGTTCGCCAAGGCGACGGCAGCCGGCGTCGACACCGCCGCGCTGGGCCGCCGACTTCAGGAACGGAAGCGACGGCTGTTGAAGGAGGCCGACCGGCTGCGCCCGTCGCACCTCGTGTCGTTTCATCAACTGCAAGGCGAAAATCGCCCAACCCAGGAGTATGGCATGCCCAGAAATCAAGGTCCGGAACGAGACGAACGCGGCCGTTTCGTCAGCGATGACGATGATGATCGCCGCGGCGGATCCTATTCGCGGTCTCGTGACGACGACCGCCGGGACGACAATGATCGAGGCCGTGGTCGCGGCGGCTGGTTCGGAGACTCCGAGGGCCACTCCATGGCCGCGCGCAGCCGTGGCGAGGGTCGCAGCTTCCGAGACGACGACGACGATGGCGACGGTCGGGGCTGGTACGGGGATTCCCGCGGTCATTCCCAGGCCGCTCGGCACGGCTGGGACGAGCGCCGGTCCATGCGCGGCGATGACGACCGCGATCGGGACGATCGGGGCCGTTTCATGAGCGACGACGACCGCTCCGGCCGCGGCGGCGGCGGACGTGGGCGTAGTTCCTCGTCCGACCGGGATCGCGACGACCAGGGCCGCTTCATGAGCGACGACGACCGCTCCGGCCGCGGCGGCGACGGACGCGGGCGCAACTCCTCCTCCGATCGGGACCGGGACGACCAGGGCCGCTTCATGAGCGACGACGACCGCTCCGGCCGCAGCGGCGGCGGACGCGGGCGCAACTCCTCCTCCGACCGGGACCGTGACGACCAGGGCCGCTTCATGAGCGACGACGGCCGCTCCGGCCGCGGCGGCGGCGGACGCGGCCGCAACTCCTCCTCCGACCGGGACCGTGACGATCAGGGCCGCTTCATGAGCGACGACGACCGCTCCGGCCGTGGCGGCGGCGGACGCGGCCGCAACTCCTCCTCCGACCGGGACCGTGACGACCAGGGCCGCTTCATGAGCGACGACGACCGCTCCGGCCGCGGCGACGGGCGCGGGCGCAGTTCGTCTTCGGACCGCGACCGCGATGAGCGGTCCTACCGCGGACGCGACGACGATGATGGCGACGGCCGCGGCTGGTACGGAGACTCTCGCGGTCATGCCGAAGCGGCGCGTCGCGGCTGGGAGAGCAGAGGTCGTTCAGATCGCGACGACGACGATCGCTCGGGACGTTCCGATCGCGGGCATGGCGGCTGGTTCGGAGATTCCCGCGGCCACTCCGAGGCTTCCCGTCGAGGCTGGGAAAACCGCCGCTGA
- a CDS encoding JAB domain-containing protein, translated as MTSLVALDCTIPATPYEEAADLDLLSALLERDLPGSGRDAAAALITAFGGLAGAAAADAAALARAGLPPGAVASFGNIRALALAMGRAEACRRPVLSSWSALLTYLRIALAHAPREQFRALYLNKRNILIREELRADGTVDHAPVFNAGPARVERLGRVPEIPETEAYVDLVLSCYLALAAGRDVRSARDCRSRERSQ; from the coding sequence ATGACTTCGCTCGTCGCTTTGGACTGCACCATTCCGGCTACGCCCTATGAGGAGGCGGCGGATCTGGACCTGTTGTCGGCCCTCCTGGAGCGGGACCTGCCGGGGTCGGGTCGGGACGCCGCCGCCGCCCTGATCACCGCCTTTGGGGGCCTGGCGGGGGCGGCCGCCGCGGACGCCGCCGCCCTGGCGCGAGCGGGTCTGCCGCCCGGGGCTGTGGCCAGTTTCGGCAACATCAGGGCCCTGGCCCTGGCCATGGGTCGGGCCGAGGCCTGCAGGCGACCCGTCCTCTCGTCCTGGAGCGCGCTCCTGACCTACCTGCGCATCGCTTTGGCCCATGCGCCGCGCGAACAGTTTCGCGCCCTCTACCTCAACAAGCGCAACATCCTGATCCGGGAAGAGCTGCGGGCGGACGGCACTGTCGACCACGCCCCTGTCTTCAATGCGGGGCCCGCGCGGGTGGAGCGTCTGGGGCGGGTTCCGGAAATCCCGGAAACCGAGGCCTACGTAGACCTGGTCCTGTCCTGCTATCTGGCCCTGGCCGCAGGCCGGGACGTCCGGTCCGCCCGGGACTGCCGAAGCCGGGAGAGAAGCCAATGA
- a CDS encoding fimbria/pilus periplasmic chaperone, translating to MKMQFVAAAVAALLLTLGAPGDSRAMDVSPMVAKITPAGSGSSYRLTVRNDSTTAATVEIEVYRMQVDETGARSLTPEDNDIVVFPVQSVIPPNREQVVQVRYMGEADSEGRMYLVRAAQLPINMQTTTADGEAGADVKVAFTINTYVFVAPASARAAVEVTSVSRAPNGDVLLSTRNTGTGFAHLREARFTLTTADGKAHEVAAADVDVGEVSVLAGGATRRIRIPAALAAGATGDVTASIALL from the coding sequence ATGAAGATGCAATTCGTCGCGGCCGCGGTCGCCGCGTTGCTTTTGACCCTGGGAGCGCCCGGCGACAGTCGCGCCATGGACGTCTCGCCCATGGTCGCCAAGATCACGCCCGCCGGCAGCGGGTCCAGCTATCGGCTGACAGTGCGAAACGACAGCACAACCGCCGCCACCGTCGAGATCGAGGTCTATCGGATGCAGGTCGATGAGACCGGCGCCCGCAGCCTGACGCCGGAAGACAACGACATCGTCGTCTTCCCGGTCCAGTCGGTCATCCCGCCAAATCGTGAGCAGGTCGTGCAGGTTCGCTATATGGGCGAGGCTGACAGCGAAGGTCGCATGTACCTGGTCCGCGCCGCGCAACTGCCCATTAACATGCAAACCACGACGGCCGATGGCGAAGCCGGGGCTGACGTCAAGGTGGCCTTCACCATCAATACCTACGTTTTCGTCGCGCCAGCCAGTGCACGGGCTGCGGTTGAGGTGACATCTGTGTCGCGGGCGCCCAACGGCGATGTACTCTTGTCGACCCGCAATACCGGCACGGGCTTTGCCCATCTTAGAGAGGCCCGCTTCACCCTGACGACGGCCGATGGCAAGGCGCACGAGGTTGCGGCCGCAGATGTGGATGTCGGCGAGGTCAGCGTGCTAGCCGGCGGCGCCACACGTCGGATCCGTATCCCGGCGGCCTTGGCCGCAGGCGCAACCGGCGACGTCACCGCGTCGATCGCCCTGCTGTGA
- a CDS encoding AsmA family protein: MIDRPGDRPDVQTLRSAATSIWRAVKARAASLKTHVVTQDPVWLAVRRPGKPEIIAASITLGLIAGFLVFLMLFDWNWLRGPISRAASASTGREVLLNGDLDVRLFSWTPSATVRRLSIGGPAWANDRNTADVEQLDVSVRLRRLFLGQVEVSSLVMTRPAVHLIVDGKGRRSWDLHPDRPDDGRGAKLPVIQRLVINDGRLTLDEQRRGMKLDAMITAREARSPADGESGFLFDGKGTMNGAPLTLRVTGGPFINIRRDRPYAFTADLAGAGSRLRAEGAVTRPFDLGRFNAVLELEGQDLADIYLLTGITTPNTPPYRLRGDLSRDGALFRFDDFNGRVGSSDLSGSLEVNKVGERRRVDAKLTSRTLDIDDLAAVLGARPRVTSEGTVATSGAPGKLLPDAPLQTERLRAMDGTLSYRAGTVRANAFDIRQVSLGADLKDGILKLDPVAFTFNRGELNGTARIDARKSIPYSVVDFRLSGYPLESIIPARGGAPTVTGRALGRARLEGPGASIHDLAANSKGSISLVAPQGQMRSAFAELLGINVGAGLGKLLSGDQSTSGIRCAVADFKVAGGVATSRTLVIDTDVVLAQGSGTIDLGAETMNLRIDGETKKPRLLRVWAPITIKGPLISPRLGVDASAVATQGGLVGALATLVSPVAALLGFIDPGLAEDADCGSLIASAR, encoded by the coding sequence TTGATCGACAGACCTGGCGACAGACCCGATGTTCAGACCCTGCGTTCGGCTGCGACCTCCATTTGGCGTGCCGTAAAGGCCAGGGCTGCCAGCCTCAAAACCCATGTCGTCACCCAGGACCCTGTGTGGCTGGCCGTTCGGCGGCCGGGAAAGCCGGAGATCATCGCGGCCTCGATCACTCTTGGATTGATCGCGGGCTTCCTGGTGTTTCTGATGCTGTTCGACTGGAACTGGCTGCGCGGGCCGATCAGTCGGGCGGCCTCCGCCTCAACAGGTCGCGAGGTCTTGCTGAACGGCGACCTCGATGTCAGGCTGTTCAGCTGGACCCCCTCGGCCACAGTGCGCCGCCTCAGCATCGGCGGCCCCGCCTGGGCGAACGATCGCAACACGGCCGACGTCGAACAACTGGACGTCTCCGTCCGACTGCGGCGGCTTTTCCTGGGTCAGGTGGAGGTGTCCTCCCTGGTGATGACCCGTCCGGCGGTTCATCTGATCGTGGACGGGAAAGGCCGCCGAAGCTGGGATCTCCACCCTGATCGACCGGACGACGGCCGCGGGGCGAAACTGCCGGTCATCCAGCGCCTGGTCATCAATGACGGCCGCCTGACGCTGGACGAACAGCGACGGGGCATGAAGCTCGACGCCATGATCACAGCGCGCGAGGCGCGCTCCCCCGCGGACGGCGAAAGCGGCTTTCTGTTTGACGGCAAGGGGACGATGAACGGCGCGCCGCTCACCCTCCGCGTCACAGGCGGCCCCTTCATCAATATCCGCCGCGACCGACCCTACGCCTTCACCGCCGATCTGGCGGGCGCCGGGTCGAGGCTGAGGGCCGAGGGCGCCGTCACCCGACCGTTCGATCTCGGGCGTTTCAATGCCGTGCTAGAGCTTGAGGGCCAGGACCTGGCCGACATCTATCTCCTGACCGGGATCACCACGCCCAACACGCCGCCCTACAGGTTGAGGGGCGATCTGAGCCGGGACGGCGCCCTGTTCCGCTTCGACGATTTCAACGGGCGGGTCGGATCTTCCGACCTGTCCGGAAGCCTCGAGGTGAACAAGGTCGGCGAGCGCCGCCGCGTCGACGCGAAACTGACCTCCCGCACTCTGGACATCGACGACCTCGCCGCCGTCCTGGGCGCTCGGCCGCGGGTCACCAGCGAGGGGACGGTGGCGACCTCGGGCGCGCCCGGCAAGCTCCTGCCGGATGCGCCGCTGCAGACTGAACGGCTCCGGGCGATGGACGGAACTCTGTCCTATCGCGCCGGTACGGTCCGGGCCAACGCCTTCGATATCCGCCAGGTCAGCCTCGGGGCCGACCTGAAGGACGGGATCCTGAAGCTCGACCCGGTCGCCTTCACCTTCAATCGCGGAGAGCTCAACGGTACGGCCCGCATCGACGCCCGCAAGTCCATTCCCTACAGCGTCGTCGACTTCCGCCTAAGCGGCTATCCCCTGGAGTCGATCATCCCAGCGCGCGGGGGAGCCCCGACAGTGACGGGACGCGCTCTGGGGCGGGCCAGGCTGGAGGGGCCAGGCGCATCCATTCACGACCTGGCGGCCAACTCCAAGGGATCCATCAGCCTGGTGGCGCCCCAGGGTCAGATGCGATCGGCCTTCGCCGAACTGCTGGGCATCAATGTCGGCGCCGGGCTCGGCAAGCTGCTCTCCGGGGATCAGTCCACGTCCGGCATTCGCTGCGCGGTTGCGGATTTCAAGGTGGCCGGCGGCGTCGCAACCTCTCGCACCCTTGTGATCGACACGGACGTGGTCCTGGCCCAGGGTTCGGGAACCATCGACCTCGGCGCCGAGACCATGAACCTCCGGATCGACGGCGAAACCAAGAAGCCGCGCCTCCTGCGCGTCTGGGCGCCGATCACGATCAAAGGCCCCCTCATCTCCCCGCGCCTCGGCGTGGACGCCTCGGCGGTGGCGACGCAGGGCGGTCTGGTCGGCGCCCTGGCCACCCTCGTCAGTCCGGTCGCGGCCCTCCTGGGCTTCATCGATCCCGGCCTGGCCGAGGATGCAGACTGCGGCTCCCTGATCGCTTCCGCTCGCTGA
- a CDS encoding AlpA family phage regulatory protein — MAEEGISGEEGPAPEGRLLVWSEVRALVGVSRTTAWRLQQTGGFPASVALSPGRVGWWESELEAWRKNRDRRRWRSPSSPRLKGMDRRSGKPCEESLASKSEAMKSRATPRPSRRTPRSAVHPDQIDFDF; from the coding sequence ATGGCTGAGGAAGGGATTTCGGGCGAGGAGGGCCCTGCGCCCGAGGGGCGTTTGCTGGTCTGGTCCGAGGTTCGGGCCCTGGTCGGCGTCAGCCGGACCACGGCCTGGCGTTTGCAGCAGACAGGCGGTTTTCCGGCCTCTGTCGCCCTTTCGCCCGGCCGGGTCGGCTGGTGGGAGAGTGAGCTGGAGGCCTGGCGGAAGAACCGCGACAGACGGCGCTGGCGCAGTCCTTCCAGCCCCCGTCTCAAGGGAATGGACCGACGCAGCGGAAAACCCTGTGAGGAGAGCCTGGCTTCGAAGTCTGAGGCGATGAAGTCCAGGGCGACTCCGCGACCCTCGCGAAGGACGCCGAGGTCCGCCGTCCATCCTGATCAGATCGACTTCGACTTCTGA
- a CDS encoding NAD(P)/FAD-dependent oxidoreductase, producing the protein MAADTEPTFEPDVVVIGAGPAGLTAALYLARYRRNVLVLHDGKSRALRIPLTHNAPGFPEGVGGPDLIARMTRHAVQYGATIQEAEVAAVEAVAGGFSLHLADGSTRVSRAVVLATGVDLNQVDLPEAVHEAAIRAGVLRYCPVCDGYEHIGKRIGVIGCDTNGAAEALFLRAYSQNVTLMPLNRPELSCAEARTLADAGIRLETGALLALEPGVDDITVRLDTGASLAFDVIYPALGCRPRSILAEQLGLDLTESGCVTSGSVFESRVEGVFAAGDLVEGLDQISVAMGHGAVAATRAHNWLREKELATLQSRT; encoded by the coding sequence ATGGCCGCAGACACAGAACCGACCTTTGAACCCGATGTCGTCGTCATCGGCGCCGGGCCCGCGGGCCTCACCGCAGCCCTCTATCTGGCGCGATATCGCCGGAACGTCCTCGTGCTGCACGACGGCAAGAGCCGGGCCCTGCGCATTCCCCTCACGCACAATGCTCCGGGATTTCCTGAGGGCGTTGGGGGACCGGATCTGATCGCACGCATGACCCGCCACGCGGTTCAATACGGCGCGACCATCCAGGAGGCCGAGGTGGCGGCTGTCGAGGCCGTAGCCGGCGGATTCAGCCTTCATCTCGCAGACGGTTCCACGCGCGTGAGCCGCGCCGTCGTCCTGGCGACCGGCGTGGATCTCAACCAAGTCGATCTGCCCGAAGCCGTCCATGAGGCTGCGATCCGAGCGGGCGTGCTGCGCTACTGCCCGGTCTGCGACGGATATGAGCATATCGGCAAACGGATAGGGGTGATCGGCTGCGACACCAACGGCGCGGCTGAAGCCCTCTTCCTGCGGGCGTATTCCCAGAACGTCACCCTCATGCCGCTCAACCGCCCTGAACTCTCTTGCGCCGAGGCCCGGACCCTGGCCGATGCGGGGATCCGGCTGGAAACCGGCGCCCTGCTCGCGCTTGAACCCGGCGTCGACGACATCACCGTCCGTCTCGACACAGGCGCTTCGCTGGCGTTCGACGTCATCTACCCAGCCCTGGGGTGTCGACCGCGCTCAATCCTGGCGGAGCAGCTCGGACTCGACCTCACCGAGTCCGGTTGCGTGACGTCCGGCTCCGTCTTCGAGAGCCGGGTGGAAGGCGTCTTCGCCGCAGGAGACCTTGTGGAAGGCCTGGATCAGATCAGCGTAGCCATGGGCCACGGCGCCGTGGCGGCCACCAGGGCCCACAACTGGTTGCGCGAAAAGGAGCTGGCCACGCTCCAGAGCCGGACCTAG
- a CDS encoding energy transducer TonB produces MIIIALSVALLLNVSPNADTAAKLVSRESAAQDIQAASLVSVAVTLECTARASGKVVNCRVLGETHPGLGFGEAALALMQDATVEPGAEDFQFARTIQFTP; encoded by the coding sequence ATGATCATCATCGCCTTGTCCGTCGCACTTTTGCTGAATGTTTCGCCGAATGCAGATACGGCCGCCAAACTCGTCAGCCGCGAGAGCGCAGCACAGGACATCCAGGCTGCATCTCTTGTCAGCGTAGCCGTCACGCTGGAGTGCACGGCCCGTGCAAGCGGTAAGGTGGTGAACTGTCGCGTACTCGGTGAGACGCATCCGGGTCTCGGTTTTGGCGAAGCGGCCCTGGCCTTGATGCAGGATGCTACCGTCGAGCCCGGTGCAGAGGACTTCCAGTTTGCCCGCACAATCCAGTTCACGCCCTGA
- a CDS encoding Crp/Fnr family transcriptional regulator, which yields MMDIYTREREDRMISGQTPTQGLIARLERRDRISPDERVALEQALDAPVLHRAGEMILQSGARPSSCRLLVSGLVARIKDFQSGARSIAQLSVAGDFLDLHGLVMKQVDHGVLALTDCITASLPHRTLADMIETHPHLGRLFMLELAVDGAIQREWFHRLGRQDALGRMAHLLCELDARIAMAGLGNEDGFSLTMTQEDFADCLGLSSVHVNRTLAELRSRGLACWRAGWVEIHDRAGLVALAGFDPNYLRPDAAPI from the coding sequence ATGATGGACATCTATACGCGGGAACGTGAAGATCGGATGATTTCGGGCCAGACGCCGACCCAGGGGCTGATCGCCAGACTCGAGCGGCGGGACAGGATCAGTCCCGACGAGCGGGTCGCGCTGGAACAGGCGCTCGACGCCCCCGTCCTGCATCGCGCGGGCGAAATGATCCTCCAGTCAGGCGCCCGTCCTTCGAGCTGCCGCCTGCTCGTTTCCGGGCTCGTCGCCCGCATCAAGGATTTCCAGAGCGGCGCGCGCTCCATCGCCCAGCTTAGCGTAGCTGGAGATTTTCTCGACCTGCACGGCTTGGTCATGAAACAGGTGGACCATGGCGTCCTGGCGCTGACCGACTGCATCACCGCGTCCCTGCCTCACCGCACTTTGGCGGATATGATCGAGACCCATCCGCACCTCGGTCGGCTGTTCATGCTGGAGCTGGCCGTCGACGGGGCCATCCAGCGCGAGTGGTTTCACCGACTCGGGCGCCAGGATGCGCTCGGGCGGATGGCTCACCTCCTGTGCGAGCTCGACGCCCGGATCGCTATGGCGGGACTGGGGAACGAGGACGGATTCAGCCTGACCATGACCCAGGAAGATTTCGCGGACTGCCTCGGGCTTTCATCGGTGCACGTGAACCGGACGCTCGCCGAGTTGCGCTCTCGCGGCCTGGCGTGCTGGCGGGCCGGGTGGGTCGAAATCCATGACCGCGCCGGGCTGGTCGCCCTGGCGGGCTTCGATCCGAACTATCTTCGTCCGGACGCCGCGCCGATCTAG
- the xth gene encoding exodeoxyribonuclease III has protein sequence MRIATFNVNGVNGRAPVLLRWLESTRPDVVCLQELKAQQANFPAQALGDLGYEAIWLGQKSWNGVAVLAKGMAIHETRRGLPDDPDPSQSRYIEAAINGVLVGCLYLPNGNPAPGPRFDYKLAWAEAFIAHAARLIETGAPVVLAGDYNIIPTPADVYKPERWTDDALFRPEARRVFNRLLDQGWTDALRLHHPQATIYTFWDYFRNAYARNAGLRIDHLLVSPSLVDRLRASNVDREVRGWEKSSDHAPTWIELAD, from the coding sequence GTGAGGATCGCCACCTTCAACGTCAACGGGGTCAACGGCCGGGCGCCGGTGCTGCTCCGCTGGCTGGAGTCCACGCGTCCGGACGTTGTCTGCTTGCAGGAGCTCAAGGCCCAGCAGGCTAACTTCCCCGCGCAAGCCCTCGGCGACCTCGGCTATGAGGCGATATGGCTGGGTCAGAAAAGCTGGAACGGGGTCGCCGTTCTGGCGAAGGGAATGGCCATCCACGAAACCCGACGCGGCCTTCCCGACGACCCTGACCCGAGCCAGAGCCGTTACATCGAAGCTGCGATAAACGGCGTTCTCGTGGGCTGCCTCTATCTGCCCAATGGAAATCCGGCGCCCGGCCCCCGCTTTGATTACAAGCTCGCCTGGGCGGAGGCCTTCATCGCCCATGCCGCCCGGCTGATCGAGACCGGAGCGCCGGTGGTGCTGGCGGGCGACTACAACATCATCCCGACCCCTGCGGACGTCTACAAGCCGGAGCGCTGGACGGACGACGCCCTCTTTCGTCCCGAGGCGCGGCGCGTCTTCAACCGCCTGCTCGACCAGGGTTGGACGGACGCCCTGCGTCTGCACCACCCGCAGGCGACCATCTATACCTTCTGGGACTATTTCCGGAACGCCTACGCCCGCAACGCGGGACTTCGCATCGACCATCTTCTGGTCAGCCCCTCCCTCGTCGATCGCCTCCGCGCCTCCAACGTCGATCGCGAGGTCCGAGGTTGGGAAAAATCGAGCGATCACGCTCCGACCTGGATCGAACTCGCCGACTGA
- a CDS encoding DUF378 domain-containing protein produces MKAVNLITLVLVIIGAVNWGLVGASDFNLVSALFGDGSAITRGVYILVGLSGLWQVAPFARALRIDEPRAEAGRRFAR; encoded by the coding sequence ATGAAAGCCGTCAATCTCATCACCCTTGTCCTGGTCATCATCGGAGCCGTGAACTGGGGCCTCGTCGGCGCCTCCGATTTCAACCTCGTATCCGCCCTCTTCGGCGACGGTTCGGCGATCACCCGCGGCGTCTACATCCTCGTCGGGCTTTCGGGTCTCTGGCAGGTCGCCCCCTTCGCCCGAGCCCTGCGGATCGATGAACCCCGCGCTGAAGCCGGCCGTCGCTTCGCTCGCTGA
- a CDS encoding PQ-loop domain-containing transporter: MSEIVANIVGSAAAVCSITSFAPQGVKIWKERDASAVSLKTYGLTVTCFILWVIYGVMTEAWPVTIANACALAMASGVLFMKWRFRDNGPRAAKS; encoded by the coding sequence ATGAGTGAAATCGTCGCCAATATCGTCGGCTCGGCCGCCGCCGTCTGCTCCATCACCAGCTTTGCGCCCCAAGGCGTCAAAATCTGGAAAGAGAGGGACGCCTCGGCGGTGAGCCTGAAGACCTATGGGCTGACCGTCACCTGCTTCATCCTCTGGGTGATCTACGGCGTCATGACCGAGGCCTGGCCTGTGACGATCGCAAACGCCTGCGCCCTGGCCATGGCGTCGGGCGTGCTGTTCATGAAGTGGCGCTTCAGGGACAATGGTCCCCGCGCGGCGAAATCTTAA
- a CDS encoding Crp/Fnr family transcriptional regulator, which produces MPHQNRAGLQVFLNRLNLRSQLTPVEQQAVLDLPAFPSELEANIDHVALGEMTEFASLVVTGALGRFGQNARGDRQITALHVPGDMANLQSVVEPRATSALQALCRTKVLKIPHQALRSAAARHPALAEAFWRDCMVDAAILSQWVVNIGRRDAVGRIAHLICEIATRQGVRENGTDSFEFPLTQNQIADATGMTSVHVNRTLKALRSVATLASRSAQVLDWEQLVGLADFEPAYLQRGVAPGHRLRIAQTD; this is translated from the coding sequence TTGCCTCATCAGAACCGCGCCGGGCTTCAGGTTTTTCTGAACCGTCTCAACCTTCGCTCCCAGCTCACGCCCGTCGAACAGCAGGCCGTACTGGACCTGCCCGCCTTTCCATCCGAGCTGGAGGCGAACATCGACCATGTCGCCCTGGGCGAGATGACGGAATTCGCCAGCCTGGTCGTCACGGGGGCGCTGGGACGTTTCGGCCAGAACGCCCGCGGAGACCGGCAGATCACCGCGCTTCACGTTCCCGGCGACATGGCCAATCTGCAGTCCGTGGTGGAGCCCCGCGCGACCTCCGCCCTGCAGGCCCTTTGCCGGACGAAGGTCCTCAAAATCCCTCACCAGGCCCTGCGATCGGCGGCCGCCCGGCACCCCGCCCTGGCCGAGGCGTTCTGGCGGGACTGCATGGTCGACGCAGCCATCCTGTCGCAGTGGGTCGTGAACATAGGTCGGCGGGACGCCGTTGGGCGTATCGCCCATCTCATCTGCGAGATCGCGACGCGCCAGGGCGTCCGCGAAAACGGCACGGACTCTTTCGAATTTCCCCTGACCCAGAACCAGATCGCCGACGCGACGGGGATGACCTCCGTTCACGTCAACCGGACTCTGAAGGCCCTCCGATCCGTGGCGACACTGGCGAGCCGGTCCGCTCAGGTCCTGGACTGGGAACAGCTGGTCGGTCTGGCCGATTTCGAGCCGGCCTATCTGCAGCGGGGCGTCGCTCCAGGCCACAGACTGAGGATCGCCCAGACCGACTGA